A single Cellulomonas sp. SLBN-39 DNA region contains:
- a CDS encoding PLP-dependent aminotransferase family protein, whose protein sequence is MIDGLPQPDRRLGGPRLRTLLGAWQHGGPTYRALADGVRGLVRAGALPLGTRMPSEREVADALGVSRTTVTAAYDLLREERFLVSRRGSGTVTTTPAGAGSQPSALAGGAHDGVVDLTAAAPSAPAALHEACVDALDRLPHLLAGTGYVPLGLPVLRAAIAERYTRRGVPTTADQVLVTSGAQQALHLLMTAFVGPGDRVVVEHPTYPHAIEAARDAGARPVPVPVGPDGLDLDLLESTVRQTAPRLVYLVPDHHNPTGTSLDAAGRARVRDLARRYRTTVVGDETLTDLTLHGPEPVPFAGDGTDALVVCVGSASKTFWGGLRIGWVRAHRDLVGRLAQRRGSVDIATSVLDQLVTTALLDRFDELLPARRDLLRTQRDALVAMLGESLPGWRVPVPAGGLSTWVDLGAPVSTTLAALAHRHGVQVPPGPRFGVDGSLDDHLRVPFSAPVDALRRAVDGLAATWAGLEPGSAAPAGRGESLLV, encoded by the coding sequence ATGATCGACGGACTCCCCCAGCCGGACCGCCGCCTCGGCGGGCCCCGCCTGCGCACCCTGCTCGGCGCGTGGCAGCACGGCGGGCCGACGTACCGCGCGCTGGCCGACGGCGTCCGGGGCCTCGTGCGCGCCGGCGCCCTGCCGCTGGGCACGCGGATGCCGAGCGAGCGTGAGGTCGCCGACGCCCTCGGCGTGTCCCGCACCACCGTCACCGCCGCGTACGACCTGCTGCGCGAGGAGCGGTTCCTCGTCAGCCGGCGCGGGTCCGGCACCGTGACGACGACGCCCGCGGGCGCCGGCAGCCAGCCCTCCGCCCTCGCGGGGGGCGCCCACGACGGCGTCGTCGACCTGACGGCCGCGGCACCGAGCGCACCCGCCGCGCTCCACGAGGCCTGCGTCGACGCCCTCGACCGTCTCCCCCACCTGCTCGCCGGCACCGGGTACGTGCCGCTGGGGCTGCCCGTGCTCCGCGCCGCGATCGCCGAGCGGTACACCCGCCGGGGCGTGCCCACGACCGCGGACCAGGTGCTCGTCACCTCCGGCGCCCAGCAGGCGCTGCACCTGCTCATGACGGCCTTCGTTGGCCCCGGCGACCGCGTCGTCGTGGAGCACCCGACGTACCCGCACGCCATCGAGGCCGCCCGCGACGCCGGCGCACGGCCCGTCCCGGTGCCCGTCGGCCCCGACGGGCTGGACCTGGACCTGCTGGAGTCGACCGTGCGCCAGACCGCGCCGCGCCTGGTCTACCTGGTCCCCGACCACCACAACCCGACCGGGACGAGCCTGGACGCCGCGGGCCGCGCGCGGGTGCGCGACCTGGCCCGCCGGTACCGCACCACCGTCGTCGGCGACGAGACGCTGACCGACCTGACGCTGCACGGGCCCGAGCCCGTGCCGTTCGCCGGGGACGGCACCGACGCCCTGGTGGTGTGCGTGGGCTCGGCGTCGAAGACGTTCTGGGGCGGCCTGCGGATCGGCTGGGTGCGTGCGCACCGCGACCTCGTGGGACGCCTGGCCCAGCGGCGCGGCAGCGTGGACATCGCGACGTCGGTGCTCGACCAGCTCGTCACGACGGCGCTGCTGGACCGGTTCGACGAGCTGCTGCCCGCGCGCCGGGACCTGCTGCGCACCCAGCGCGACGCGCTGGTAGCCATGCTCGGCGAGTCCCTGCCGGGCTGGCGGGTGCCGGTGCCCGCGGGCGGCCTGTCGACGTGGGTCGACCTGGGTGCACCGGTGTCGACCACGCTCGCGGCGCTCGCGCACCGGCACGGCGTGCAGGTGCCGCCGGGCCCGCGGTTCGGCGTGGACGGGTCGCTCGACGACCACCTGCGGGTGCCCTTCTCGGCCCCCGTGGACGCCCTGCGCCGGGCGGTGGACGGCCTGGCCGCGACGTGGGCCGGCCTCGAGCCGGGATCGGCCGCACCCGCCGGGCGGGGCGAGTCGCTGCTCGTGTAG